One part of the Oncorhynchus clarkii lewisi isolate Uvic-CL-2024 chromosome 7, UVic_Ocla_1.0, whole genome shotgun sequence genome encodes these proteins:
- the LOC139412988 gene encoding xin actin-binding repeat-containing protein 2-like isoform X3 yields MAMYQAAVSKKEASSSSATVMEESEACSLPGGLASVKKQFESQEYASSSQSQTSVTQAHVEKRSVQVSSSQEVTVRSSVREVSPTTQQVAYSHGQEVTHDQRVQESNVASSYENHYDETVRVIGGEDLPKVSTQALKQQYEKTIEQATPGKQIKIDLDYNQFQWAPVNQSSSAAASYESSSTVKQSSKASAATSYETSSTMRTGAVSSSTAASASSTMRTGAVSSSTAASASSTMRTGAVSSSTAASASSTMRTGAVSSSTDASTSSTMRTGAVSSSTAVSASSMDYETMEHFPPPPAELMPQEVPECCDSLPPQEQPGQQRYIFNKEQYSKQRNLNELKRLYKHMHPEVRRTMEKDYFTDVTEIEQAQLDSEDEMTGEVQQACYVFENSGGDECISPEGDYLEWDEILKGEVQSMRWMFENKPLDTIKDDTPDEDDEVKNIAEQEIIAGSDVKYTAWMFETQPMDALRADTPDSTVQTGKLTELARGDVRTATYLFETQPLDCLNKIYQDDEQALEVVFTKDITGGDVKTARYLFETQHLDSLSHTETIEESHFLNLKSELEEIKGEVKTTTRMFETQPMCVIRGNSGNILEITAIRREEMEKGDVKTSRWLFETQPLDMINKDPAKVKLICGVSMEDNSQGDVNRGRWLFETKTLDSIKDEEWQSIRQKEEIIGADVRKHCLVFETQQMDTLKDNANARHFLSEAIVGGDVRSAKHLFETVPMENLKDLAEVGKLQKMVASEEEKGDVRHQKWVFESQPLENIREEKKEMTRSINLEEIDKGDVTNHKERFETLDLSRCEGAQRIQVEGVTSGSVKSNKVIFESTPMYAMQDSEGHYHEVKTVRREEIVKGDVRSCRWMFETRPIDGFDESSNKFQIIKGISKEEIESGDVKTAKWLFETQPLDGIKHFSNNEEDETKTKESVEIEKGDVKTCRWLFETQPMDNLYEKADKVRNETEVEEVNKGDVKTCTWLFETQNLDNICDHSESESETVLKTCTVKQEDVQGKDVHHARFLFETENLENLTGEESGAFRRVTKIDVQSGDVSRMKFLFQNRSSDIMTSTSSETMHKLKTLTAEEIQKGNVVNNTWLFENQPIDTIREDTEEAKDTRTVTDVLGGNVGQGRFVFETYSLDKIQEESTETEISKLQSIIRDDIEKGDVKSYTMMFENQPLYAICDKEGHYHEVTTMTKEEIMRGDVVGARWLFETKPLDSIKDTDDVYVIKSVTEEDVQKGDVSTARWRFETQPLDEIAEDMKVLTKTVDDIQGGDVKTNKHLFETDELSQKYVRTVSVSEIQKGDVRTASWMFETHSIDKIHGEGSEYDEMETVTKEEVMKGDVKQSVWLFEKQPLDSIKESDGTETVVTREEIPQADVKTTTWLFETTPLTKFNENSVERTEIMGKSIKETLEELYCQKMVDSQGILIETDEIGDVRMAKYRLMNQDAPEIQKEEVIRGDLNNIMMNLLNRREMTEKGIVIDQDERGNINTTVNQLFNQEKGFNVEKEEILRGDIQEAINNLLKEEGSSKRGILIQEDEKGDVRMTIYSLLNKEDGGGIEKEDIIKGNVSRTLHSLLSNPGSEESKRIRVEDTERGNVSFYSTCIESGALDYLKQLQFEPNEEQEQAQKERIIGGDVMETKMTLRKNQQQIERTVADDDIVHGDVINTVKVFMMEPALLLDNLQKEEIVKGDLRAALDSLTKTISKRVVIEKEEVVKGDLHTTLRSLEEAQNQAKEMEKPEIVRGDIRGALQSLEKSATTKTEVTVEDLVPGDIKGTLKSLEEAKQAVKEMEKEEIVKGDIHIALKGLHEASSEKKLYQHQVSEQGDVRGTIQLLLEPSTSPRMQRRGSTEGDVKTSIKCLYEGQGQDQDEEQSQMEKEEVIKGDVKGAIKNLMQRKEYSNRKVRKYPPRKAPRAHVKNSLPTQQVMDHEYSDVAKNENVTVNLAPAVKNLSQSQSSKSQDTTQKHTGTYTENKSVKSSRTLTQEEHSMTTQVQTVNILEASQQEHVKEQTEVKEQTRVEQSVKLKMQPPPKNMIIKKKNQTNQMTDNTSMNQMTETKAANQMTVNQSSHQMTVKKAANQMTENKASNQMTENKASNQMSVNKSANHMTENKASNQMSVNKSASHMIENKAANQMIVNTSANHMTENKAVSDINVMKETQRETQVSHMNVTTQVKTVNMSESSQQTHVKEQAVKQKIPPPPKPIFINKKNMTNQTTDNTSTNQMKEIKAANQITENEAASDINVMKERQSTSQTNIVSKQTQETKTMKQLQTTVTEHKTVTQKHNVKNLNTNFRNLDMKGKGMLKKGAPEIHFPPPPTSPPPPSESEMSLPPAPSPVAGCPMSLSSRSPMFPTSRPLIMRQDSDLPPPPPPPPVECGEPDFFPSPPPPPSVAGQDFLPPPPSQQELNSIPHQVPTPPPGKPFKTRPLFKIPKPEPPKQPILVKPKWQKKPAAPPPTPPPPQPMTVQTEHKEEGVVQEVKSEISCKQEENTNTTNTQVQSDSTVSMTKIPSPIPVAKPPQEVLPRPPKKAFIPKIKIPPPAELAPVAKPKPYARKFKTPLMLAEERYRVQREEAERNKSQDTTPATSRVTSPSSPPTNMMQMMGSTNVASEQHSVAHKTEQSKVTSEVTHEQAEETQSKSKVRTASQEPPMKKALSHIPLSKPLISMVNKKSNSESGNISSDKKHITTDQSSMASSGKELASSVASRKHQSVSSGKHQSVSTGKHQSVSVPAAHPHHESNIKVQSGSNVISSSVAEQQSGMNASSRSIISSIVQENVHLQTQSAVTSEAEDAKNTNALLTQEVKKIPSQPTKIKIPKVTPNFKVRTVKLPTEKKEEKSEVVEKEQRAVKNELHVHQTGMETISKSETRVVQESTQMATSSSAKNDIKVEMNVTQEKAEEVEKTAVAKETKLESQMKTKPKQKAIKVPLPKEPKLVTMPVAQAPGHCHISVSHSQQSMQEQHIQKHEQVIVNARVVQQSFQKQEQQVRTQKQQVKSFQQQGEVSKMQQHQERSKAESTAVSMNIAGKAAAQTEAAQSMVESSAQSVEESTDSEKCVMVQKLLFNIKQLHPGKMDSNSVRTILSEVPVWLMRAEETRDLTQVAIQQNKKKLTEIIFHVRNLAQAKLVFLEGHMAATAKQESEPAPASSPAQPPAPQPAPPPASAPAPPPAPALEKKGFGGATAKISKISIGSSRVETHKKVVEERKISHESKKPELTEVKGPDPRVPSPMLAMRTPSPTFISIESVRRTNSPLTVTPSPPLSYRSGATPTPPPPPPRTPTSRFCRATPSPTLSRSEKLAKLKDTTAKLSRGMTPPPPMPEFLTTEQASDREDSPALIEPEIHMQTQEMETGTTTPDVADMVDSMMTVRDKKFFFEEAQKAEVSRTYMRKDPIEIPERLGPEDLEEVPEGVNIDIMKEDLPRLDLSKLVNQFESPQPKLYIRKDPIIITDRLGSDTEDPEADPKTPKTGETPAFNIKAIKNAFDLGDRNALKEVREKQEERERRESESEPTGHSKTKSVTEEFSGMDEFGTVTRGVRSETSMHSESHMTRPLPPSYADVVKGTVEEMAVPVEAATEDLLKSFHQSWAESESVFQNLGFSVSEQRTSQIVTHQQETVVTDQRRRRRRGFGKEEDSSSRVRTVYGVSEEGVSDGVSGRRQTQFP; encoded by the exons ATGGCCATGTATCAGGCTGCCGTGTCCAAGAAGGAGGCCAGCAGCTCATCCGCCACG GTTATGGAGGAGTCGGAAGCCTGTTCTCTGCCAGGGGGTCTGGCCAGCGTGAAGAAACAGTTTGAGAGCCAGGAGTACGCCTCATCCTCCCAGTCCCAGACCAGCGTTACCCAGGCCCATGTAGAAAAGAGATCCGTGCAG GTGTCTAGCTCACAGGAGGTGACAGTGAGGAGCAGTGTCAGGGAGGTCAGTCCCACCACTCAGCAAGTGGCCTACTCCCATGGCCAGGAG GTGACTCATGATCAAAGAGTTCAAGAAAGCAACGTGGCCTCCAGTTATGAAAACCATTATGATGAAACGG TTAGGGTCATAGGAGGAGAGGACTTACCAAAGGTCTCCACTCAGGCTTTGAAGCAGCAGTATGAGAAGACGATAGAACAGGCCACGCCGGGCAAGCAAATTAAG ATAGATCTGGATTACAACCAGTTTCAATGGGCACCGGTAAACCAGTCCTCCTCAGCAGCAGCTAGCTATGAAAGTTCCTccactgttaaacagtcatccaAAGCTTCAGCAGCAACGAGCTATGAAACCTCATCCACTATGAGGACAGGGGCTGTCTCCTCATCTACCGCTGCCTCAGCCTCATCCACTATGAGGACAGGGGCCGTCTCCTCATCTACCGCTGCCTCAGCCTCATCCACTATGAGGACAGGTGCTGTCTCCTCATCTACCGCTGCCTCAGCCTCATCCACTATGAGGACAGGGGCTGTCTCCTCATCTACCGATGCCTCAACCTCATCCACCATGAGAACAGGGGCTGTCTCTTCCTCTACCGCTGTCTCAGCCTCATCCATGGATTATGAGACCATGGAGCACTTCCCTCCTCCACCCGCTGAACTAATGCCCCAGGAGGTCCCCGAGTGCTGTGACTCTCTCCCGCCTCAGGAGCAGCCTGGCCAACAGAGATACATATTCAACAAGGAGCAGTACTCCAAGCAGAGGAACCTCAATGAGCTGAAGCGCCTGTACAAGCACATGCACCCAGAGGTTCGGAGGACCATGGAGAAGGACTACTTCACCGACGTCACTGAGATCGAGCAGGCACAGCTGGATAGTGAAGATGAGATGACCGGGGAAGTCCAGCAGGCTTGCTATGTGTTTGAGAACAGTGGTGGGGATGAATGTATTAGCCCTGAGGGAGATTACCTGGAGTGGGACGAGATCCTTAAAGGGGAAGTGCAGTCCATGCGCTGGATGTTTGAGAATAAGCCGCTGGATACCATTAAAGATGACACCCCAGATGAGGATGATGAAGTGAAGAACATTGCTGAGCAGGAAATCATTGCAGGAAGTGATGTCAAATACACAGCCTGGATGTTTGAGACCCAGCCCATGGATGCGCTGCGTGCAGACACCCCAGACTCCACCGTACAGACAGGGAAATTGACCGAGCTGGCGAGAGGAGACGTACGAACAGCCACATATCTTTTTGAGACCCAGCCACTGGATTGTCTGAATAAAATCTACCAGGATGATGAGCAAGCCTTGGAGGTTGTCTTCACTAAAGATATTACAGGAGGGGACGTGAAAACGGCCAGGTATCTGTTTGAAACTCAACACTTGGATTCCCTCAGCCACACAGAGACCATTGAGGAGAGCCACTTCTTGAACCTGAAGTCAGAGCTTGAGGAGATCAAAGGGGAAGTGAAGACAACCACACGGATGTTTGAGACCCAGCCCATGTGTGTCATCAGGGGCAACTCTGGAAATATACTGGAGATCACCGCCATCCgcagggaggagatggagaaaggagaCGTGAAGACCTCCCGCTGGCTCTTTGAGACCCAGCCTCTGGACATGATCAACAAAGACCCTGCCAAGGTGAAGCTGATCTGTGGCGTCTCCATGGAGGACAACTCGCAGGGAGACGTGAACCGGGGGAGGTGGCTGTTCGAGACAAAGACACTGGACTCCATTAAAGATGAGGAATGGCAAAGCATCAGGCAAAAGGAGGAGATTATTGGAGCTGATGTGCGGAAGCACTGCTTGGTTTTCGAGACACAGCAGATGGATACTCTGAAAGACAACGCCAATGCCAGACATTTTCTCTCAGAGGCGATTGTAGGAGGTGATGTGCGATCAGCAAAACATCTGTTTGAGACAGTGCCAATGGAGAACCTGAAGGATCTGGCTGAAGTAGGGAAACTTCAGAAGATGGTTGCGTCCGAGGAGGAGAAGGGTGATGTTAGACATCAGAAGTGGGTTTTTGAAAGTCAACCACTTGAAAACAtaagggaggagaagaaggaaaTGACACGCTCTATAAACCTTGAAGAAATTGATAAGGGCGACGTCACAAATCACAAGGAAAGATTTGAAACCTTGGATTTAAGCAGATGTGAGGGGGCACAGAGAATTCAAGTTGAAGGTGTTACCAGTGGGTCTGTGAAATCAAACAAAGTTATTTTTGAATCCACCCCGATGTATGCCATGCAAGACAGCGAGGGACACTACCACGAGGTGAAAACCGTGCGACGTGAGGAGATAGTAAAAGGAGATGTTCGCAGCTGCAGGTGGATGTTTGAAACACGTCCTATTGATGGGTTTGATGAAAGTAGCAATAAGTTCCAGATTATAAAAGGTATATCAAAGGAGGAGATTGAATCGGGTGATGTCAAGACAGCCAAGTGGTTATTCGAAACTCAACCCCTCGATGGTATTAAACATTTCAGCAACAATGAAGAAGATGAAACTAAGACAAAGGAGAGTGTTGAAATTGAGAAGGGTGATGTAAAAACCTGCAGGTGGCTGTTCGAGACTCAACCAATGGACAATCTGTATGAGAAAGCAGATAAGGTGAGGAATGAGACTGAGGTTGAGGAGGTCAACAAAGGGGACGTCAAAACATGCACATGGCTCTTTGAGACTCAGAACCTCGATAACATCTGTGACCATTCCGAGTCCGAATCGGAGACCGTTCTCAAAACCTGCACTGTCAAACAAGAGGACGTCCAAGGCAAAGATGTGCATCACGCTCGCTTCCTCTTTGAGACAGAGAACCTGGAGAACCTCACAGGGGAGGAGAGTGGTGCCTTCAGGAGGGTGACTAAGATTGATGTCCAGTCTGGAGATGTGTCTAGGATGAAGTTTCTCTTTCAGAATCGGTCTTCCGACATCATGACCTCAACCTCATCTGAAACAATGCATAAGCTGAAGACCCTGACGGCGGAGGAAATTCAGAAAGGAAATGTGGTGAACAACACGTGGCTTTTTGAAAACCAACCTATAGACACTATCCGCGAGGATACAGAGGAAGCCAAGGACACTCGCACTGTAACCGATGTGCTGGGAGGAAACGTTGGTCAAGGACGCTTCGTTTTTGAGACTTACTCTCTCGATAAAATCCAGGAGGAGTCCACCGAGACTGAAATTTCAAAACTCCAGAGCATCATCAGGGACGATATAGAGAAAGGGGATGTGAAAAGCTACACCATGATGTTTGAAAATCAGCCACTGTATGCAATCTGTGACAAAGAGGGCCACTACCATGAAGTAACCACTATGACAAAGGAAGAAATCATGAGAGGAGACGTGGTGGGGGCCCGGTGGTTATTTGAGACAAAACCTCTGGATTCAATAAAGGACACAGACGACGTCTATGTCATCAAATCTGTCACTGAGGAGGACGTCCAGAAAGGTGATgtcagcacggccaggtggaggTTCGAAACACAACCTCTTGATGAAATCGCTGAGGACATGAAAGTGTTGACTAAAACAGTTGACGATATCCAGGGTGGGGATGTGAAGACAAACAAACACCTTTTTGAGACAGATGAACTGTCCCAGAAGTATGTTAGAACTGTTAGCGTGAGTGAGATCCAAAAAGGGGACGTCAGGACTGCCTCGTGGATGTTTGAAACACACAGCATCGATAAGATCCATGGCGAGGGCTCAGAATATGATGAAATGGAGACCGTGACAAAAGAAGAAGTGATGAAAGGAGATGTCAAACAGTCTGTGTGGCTCTTTGAAAAACAGCCGCTTGACAGCATTAAAGAGTCAGACGGAACAGAGACTGTTGTCACCCGGGAGGAGATCCCACAAGCAGAtgtaaagacaacaacatggctTTTTGAAACCACTCCTTTAACCAAATTTAATGAGAACAGTGTAGAAAGAACTGAAATAATGGGGAAGAGCATCAAAGAGACCCTTGAAGAGCTGTATTGTCAGAAAATGGTTGACTCACAAGGGATTCTCATTGAGACGGATGAGATCGGAGATGTCAGAATGGCAAAATACAGACTCATGAACCAAGATGCTCCAGAAATCCAGAAGGAGGAGGTGATCAGAGGGGATCTGAACAACATCATGATGAACCTCCTAAACAGACGAGAAATGACAGAGAAAGGGATAGTCATAGACCAGGACGAGAGAggcaacatcaacacaacagtaAACCAGCTATTCAACCAAGAAAAGGGATTCAATGTTGAGAAGGAGGAAATCCTCAGAGGCGACATTCAAGAGGCCATCAACAACCTACTGAAGGAGGAGGGCTCCTCAAAACGTGGAATTCTGATTCAAGAAGATGAAAAGGGAGATGTGCGAATGACTATATACTCCCTCCTCAATAAAGAAGACGGTGGTGGCATTGAGAAGGAGGATATCATCAAAGGCAATGTCAGTAGGACCCTTCACAGTCTCTTGTCCAACCCAGGGTCAGAGGAATCTAAAAGGATAAGGGTGGAAGACACGGAAAGGGGTAACGTTAGCTTTTACTCCACCTGTATTGAATCTGGGGCACTGGATTACCTCAAACAACTCCAGTTTGAACCTAATGAGGAACAAGAACAGGCGCAGAAGGAACGTATCATTGGTGGCGACGTTATGGAAACCAAAATGACACTAAGGAAGAATCAACAGCAGATTGAACGCACAGTGGCTGACGACGATATTGTCCATGGAGATGTCATCAACACTGTGAAGGTGTTCATGATGGAACCTGCTCTCTTGCTGGACAACCTGCAGAAAGAGGAAATTGTCAAGGGAGATCTGAGGGCGGCCCTGGACTCACTGACCAAAACTATTAGCAAGAGAGTCGTGATAGAGAAAGAGGAAGTGGTGAAAGGGGACCTGCACACCACTCTGAGGTCTTTGGAGGAGGCTCAAAACCAAGCCAAGGAAATGGAAAAGCCAGAAATTGTCAGAGGTGATATCCGAGGAGCCCTCCAATCATTAGAGAAGTCGGCGACCACCAAGACTGAGGTAACTGTTGAGGATTTAGTGCCCGGCGATATCAAAGGCACCTTGAAATCACTAGAAGAGGCTAAGCAGGCAGTGAAAGAGATGGAAAAGGAGGAGATTGTAAAGGGAGACATTCATATTGCGCTGAAGGGTTTGCATGAGGCCTCGAGTGAGAAAAAGCTTTACCAGCACCAAGTGAGTGAACAGGGGGACGTGAGAGGCACAATACAGCTGTTACTAGAACCATCCACATCCCCACGAATGCAACGCAGGGGAAGCACTGAGGGAGATGTGAAGACCTCCATAAAATGCCTCTACGAAGGGCAGGGGCAGGACCAGGATGAGGAGCAATCAcagatggagaaggaggaggtgatAAAGGGAGATGTTAAAGGAGCGATAAAGAATCTGATGCAGAGAAAAGAATATTCCAATCGGAAAGTACGAAAGTATCCTCCCAGGAAAGCTCCCAGAGCTCATGTGAAAAATTCATTACCCACACAGCAAGTGATGGACCATGAATACTCAGATGTGGCTAAGAATGAGAACGTCACAGTCAATCTAGCCCCTGCTGTGAAAAACCTGTCTCAGAGTCAGAGCAGTAAATCACAGGACACCACACAAAAGCACACTGGGACGTACACCGAGAACAAATCAGTGAAGAGCAGCAGGACCCTCACCCAAGAGGAACACTCTATGACAACACAGGTACAAACAGTAAATATTTTGGAGGCCTCACAGCAGGAACATGTAAAAGAACAGACTGAAGTTAAAGAACAGACACGTGTTGAACAGAGTGTGAAACTGAAAATGCAACCCCCTCCTAAGAACATGATCATAAAGAAGAAAAACCAGACCAATCAGATGACTGATAATACATCAATGAATCAGATGACAGAGACTAAAGCAGCCAATCAGATGACTGTGAATCAATCATCCCATCAGATGACTGTAAAAAAAGCAGCCAATCAGATGACTGAGAATAAAGCATCCAATCAGATGACTGAAAATAAAGCATCCAATCAGATGAGTGTGAATAAATCAGCCAATCATATGACCGAAAATAAAGCATCCAATCAGATGAGTGTGAATAAATCAGCCAGTCATATGATTGAGAATAAAGCAGCCAATCAGATGATTGTGAATACATCAGCCAATCATATGACTGAGAATAAAGCAGTCTCAGACataaatgtgatgaaagaaacacagagagaaacgcAAGTCTCACACATGAACGTGACCACACAGGTCAAAACAGTCAATATGTCTGAGTCCTCACAGCAGACACATGTTAAAGAACAGGCTGTGAAACAGAAAATACCACCACCCCCTAAACCCATCTTCATAAACAAGAAAAACATGACCAATCAGACGACTGATAATACATCAACGAATCAGATGAAGGAGATTAAAGCAGCCAATCAGATAACTGAGAATGAAGCAGCCTCAGACataaatgtgatgaaagaaagacaAAGCACATCTCAAACTAATATTGTTTCAAAGCAAACACAGGAAACAAAAACAATGAAACAGTTGCAAACAACAGTGACAGAGCATAAGACTGTCACACAAAAACACAACGTCAAAAATCTGAATACAAATTTCCGGAACCTGGACATGAAGGGAAAAGGTATGCTAAAGAAAGGGGCGCCTGAGATtcatttccctcctcctcccacgtCCCCGCCTCCACCCTCTGAGTCTGAGATGTCTCTTCCTCCCGCTCCCTCACCAGTGGCAGGCTGCCCAATGTCCCTGTCAAGCCGTAGCCCAATGTTTCCCACATCCCGTCCCCTgattatgagacaggacagtgaCCTTccgcctccacctcctccacccccaGTAGAATGCGGGGAGCCCGACTTTTTCCCttctcccccacccccaccatcaGTGGCAGGGCAAGACTTTCTTCCTCCACCGCCCTCACAGCAAGAGCTAAACTCAATACCACACCAAGTGCCTACACCACCACCTGGAAAGCCATTTAAAACTAGGCCTTTATTCAAAATCCCAAAACCTGAGCCACCCAAGCAACCAATACTGGTCAAACCAAAATGGCAGAAAAagccagcagcaccaccaccaactcctccacctcctcaaccAATGACGGTTCAAACAGAACATAAAGAGGAAGGAGTAGTCCAGGAAGTCAAAAGTGAAATCAGTTGTAAACAGGAAGAAAATACAAATACTACCAACACACAGGTTCAATCTGATTCGACAGTGTCCATGACTAAAATCCCTTCACCAATCCCAGTGGCAAAACCACCACAGGAAGTGTTGCCACGACCACCTAAAAAGGCATTCATCCCTAAAATCAAAATACCCCCACCTGCAGAACTTGCACCAGTGGCAAAACCTAAACCATATGCCCGTAAATTCAAAACCCCACTGATGCTGGCAGAGGAAAGGTATCGTGTGCAAAGAGAGGAGGCTGAGAGAAACAAGTCACAAGACACAACTCCCGCCACTTCACGAGtcacatctccctcctctcctccaactaATATGATGCAGATGATGGGCTCAACCAATGTTGCAAGTGAACAACACTCAGTTGCACACAAAACAGAGCAGTCAAAAGTGACCTCAGAGGTAACACATGAACAGGCTGAGGAAACTCAGTCTAAAAGCAAAGTACGCACAGCATCACAAGAGCCGCCCATGAAGAAAGCTCTATCACATATCCCCCTGAGCAAACCGTTGATCTCCATGGTAAATAAAAAATCAAACTCTGAATCTGGAAATATTTCCTCAGATAAGAAACACATTACCACTGATCAGTCCTCGATGGCCTCTTCTGGGAAAGAACTCGCCTCATCTGTTGCCTCCAGAAAACATCAGTCTGTTTCTTCTGGCAAGCATCAGTCTGTTTCCACTGGCAAACATCAGTCTGTTTCAGTCCCTGCTGCTCACCCTCACCATGAGTCCAACATTAAAGTCCAATCTGGCTCTAATGTGATTTCTTCCTCAGTAGCTGAGCAGCAGAGTGGTATGAATGCTAGCTCACGGTCTATCATCTCCAGTATTGTCCAGGAAAATGTACATCTTCAAACCCAATCCGCCGTCACATCCGAAGCAGAGGATGCAAAGAATACTAACGCCTTACTCACACAGGAAGTAAAAAAGATTCCATCTCAGCCCACCAAAATCAAAATTCCAAAAGTGACACCAAATTTCAAGGTGAGAACAGTGAAGTTGCCAacagagaagaaggaggagaaaagCGAGGTGGTGGAAAAAGAGCAACGAGCAGTGAAAAACGAATTACATGTACATCAAACGGGTATGGAGACTATTTCTAAGAGTGAGACCAGAGTAGTTCAGGAGAGCACCCAGATGGCCACCAGTAGCTCAGCAAAAAATGACATAAAGGTGGAGATGAATGTGACACAGGAGAAAGCTGAGGAGGTTGAGAAAACTGCAGTTGCCAAGGAAACAAAGCTGGAAAGTCAAATGAAGACAAAGCCAAAGCAGAAAGCCATTAAAGTCCCTTTGCCCAAAGAGCCAAAGCTAGTTACCATGCCAGTAGCTCAAGCTCCAGGGCACTGCCACATATCTGTCTCccatagtcaacaaagcatgcaggaACAGCACATTCAGAAGCACGAGCAAGTGATTGTTAATGCGAGAGTAGTTCAACAGAGCTTCCAGAAACAGGAACAGCAGGTTCGCACACAAAAGCAGCAGGTCAAGTCTTTCCAACAACAAGGAGAAGTAAGCAAAATGCAGCAGCATCAGGAGAGGTCGAAGGCAGAGTCTACGGCTGTCTCCATGAACATTGCAGGGAAGGCAGCAGCACAGACAGAAGCAGCTCAATCAATGGTGGAAAGCTCAGCTCAATCAGTGGAGGAGAGCACAGATTCAGAGAAATGTGTAATGGTACAGAAGCTGCTATTTAACATTAAGCAGCTTCATCCAGGGAAAATGGATTCAAACTCAGTGAGGACAATACTTAGTGAGGTCCCTGTCTGGTTGATGAGGGCGGAGGAAACGCGTGATTTAACACAGGTTGCTATTCAGCAGAATAAGAAGAAGCTCACAGAGATCATTTTCCACGTGAGAAACCTAGCACAAGCAAAACTTGTATTCTTAGAAGGACACATGGCAGCCACGGCAAAACAGGAAAGTGAACCGGCACCTGCATCATCACCTGCACAACCACCTGCACCACAACCTGCACCACCACCTGCATCAGCACCTGCACCACCACCTGCACCAGCACTGGAAAAGAAAGGATTTGGAGGAGCAACAGCCAAAATATCTAAAATAAGCATTGGCTCGTCAAGAGTCGAAACCCATAAGAAAGTGGTTGAGGAGAGGAAGATCTCTCATGAGAGCAAAAAGCCGGAGCTGACTGAAGTAAAAGGTCCTGATCCCAGAGTTCCCTCTCCCATGCTTGCAATGCGAACACCTTCACCTACCTTCATAAGCATTGAATCAGTGAGGAGAACAAACTCACCCCTCACAGTGACACCCTCACCTCCTCTGTCATACAGGTCTGGTGCCACCCCAACcccaccacctccccctccccgcACCCCTACCTCTCGGTTCTGTAGGGCCACGCCCTCTCCCACCTTGAGCCGCTCAGAAAAGCTAGCCAAGTTGAAGGACACCACTGCGAAGCTCTCTCGGGGCATGACCCCTCCCCCACCCATGCCTGAGTTTCTGACCACAGAGCAAGCCTCTGACAGAGAGGATTCCCCAGCGCTGATTGAACCTGAGATCCACATGCAGACACAGGAGATGGAGACTGGGACGACGACTCCGGATGTGGCTGATATGGTTGACTCCATGATGACTGTCAGAGACAAGAAGTTCTTCTTTGAGGAAGCTCAGAAGGCAGAGGTGAGCAGGACATACATGCGGAAGGACCCCATTGAAATCCCGGAGCGCCTGGGTCCAGAGGATCTAGAGGAAGTTCCTGAGGGTGTGAATATAGACATAATGAAAGAGGATCTCCCTAGGCTTGACCTGTCAAAGCTGGTCAATCAATTTGAATCCCCACAACCAAAGCTGTACATCAGAAAAGATCCCATCATCATCACGGATAGACTGGGAAGTGACACTGAAGATCCAGAGGCAGACCCCAAAACGCCAAAAACCGGTGAAACACCTGCCTTCAACATCAAGGCCATCAAGAATGCCTTTGACTTGGGTGATCGTAATGCTCTCAAAGAAGTGAGGGAgaaacaagaggagagagagaggagagaatcagAGTCTGAACCGACGGGGCACTCCAAAACAAAGTCCGTCACTGAGGAGTTCTCTGGCATGGATGAATTTGGCACCGTAACAAGAGGGGTGAGGAGCGAGACCAGCATGCACTCTGAGAGCCACATGAcccgccccctccctccctcctatgcCGACGTGGTGAAAGGGACGGTTGAAGAGATGGCAGTTCCTGTGGAGGCCGCCACCGAGGACCTACTGAAGAGCTTCCACCAGTCCTGGGCCGAAAGCGAGAGTGTGTTCCAGAATCTGGGATTCAGTgtctcagaacagaggacatcaCAGATCGTAACACACCAGCAGGAGACTGTCGTGACGG ATCAAAGAAGACGCAGGAGAAGAGGTTTTGGAAAAGAAG AAGATTCGAGTTCCAGAGTCCGAACTGTGTACGGTGTGTCGGAAGAGGGTGTATCCGATGGAGTGTCTGGTCGCAGACAAACACAATTTCCATAA